Proteins encoded together in one Lathyrus oleraceus cultivar Zhongwan6 chromosome 5, CAAS_Psat_ZW6_1.0, whole genome shotgun sequence window:
- the LOC127081512 gene encoding uncharacterized protein LOC127081512 gives MSDSSSSKSCNPNREDPVADSANTSHARRPKETVLGFSSAIALDEQTREGSRYVHNAIATMVTGILFGNHKVLGVSIPLNTIVPDNVACQENTVSLGKNVSDDAEQTDAHKGSNIDKPLDNVGGEEVRVTHDVSDNPNCEAETVDLEEFSDNELLSSVVPSIAKRVRTRREKKIVAQRSPRKKIDVPTSPNPKVAESSLKRKGHGPTKSWSKGVPKKKKTKSVVVESDSDVPCDVTDTLSKKKPTTSKLAASVPEVPIDNISFHFASSVNRWKYVYQKRLALERELAQNVLECKEIMDLIQEARLMKTVTQFSKCYAMLVKEFIVNVSEECADGKSKEFRKVYVRGKCVNFSPSVINMYLGRPDIAQPELEVTDNKIYQVITTNQVRKWPLKGKLVASKLSVKYAMLHKIGAANWVPTNHKSTVAVMLGKFIYAVGTKANFDYGSYIFDKTLKHAGSFSVKGPIAFPSLICGIVLNQFPNILTENDSVKRRDNPLAFNHKLFLGTHVPDIAMATGETSSVCNQPGKVVVIAILKETCKEAQFGKFDYQVGDD, from the coding sequence ATGTCTGATTCCTCTAGCTCTAAATCATGCAACCCTAACAGGGAAGATCCTGTTGCTGACTCTGCGAATACCTcacatgcaagaagacctaaagaaactgTCTTAGGCTTCTCCTCAGCAATCGCGCTTGATGAACAAACCAGAGAAGGTTCCAGGTATGTTCACAATGCCATTGCAACTATGGTGACTGGAATACTGTTTGGTAATCATAAGGTTCTTGGGGTTTCCATTCCCTTAAACACTATTGTACCTGATAATGTTGCTTGTCAAGAAAATACAGTCTCCTTAGGAAAGAATGTCTCTGATGATGCTGAGCAAACTGATGCTCATAAGGGGTCAAATATTGACAAACCCTTAGATAATGTGGGTGGTGAGGAAGTCCGTGTCACTcatgatgtcagtgacaaccctaactGTGAAGCTGAAACAGTAGACCTGGAGGAATTTTCTGATAATGAGTTGTTGTcctcagttgtccctagcatagccaaaagggttaggactaggagagaaaagAAAATAGTGGCGCAAAGGTCCCCCAGAAAGAAGATTGATGTGCCAACCTCTCCCAATCCAAAGGTGGCAGAGAGTTCCCTCAAGAGGAAAGGTCATGGTCCaacaaaatcttggagcaaaggGGTGCCCAAGAAAAAGAAGACCAAGTCTGTTGTTGTGGAGTCTGACTCAGATGTTCCATGTGATGTCACTGACACtctgtcaaagaagaagccaaccactagcaagcttgCAGCTAGTGTCCCTGAGGTGCCAATTGACAACATATCGTTCCATTTTGCTTCTAGTGTAAACAGGTGGAAATATGTTTATCAGAAGAGGTTGGCTTTGGAAAGGGAATTGGCTCAGAATGTCCTGGAATGTAAGGAGATTATGGACCTTATTCAAGAGGCAAGATTAATGAAGACTGTGACTCAGTTCTCAAAGTGCTATGCGATGTTAGTAAAGGAATttattgtcaatgtgtctgaAGAATGTGCTGATGGGAAGTCTAAGGAATTCAGAAAAGTAtatgtgcgaggcaagtgtgtAAACTTCTCTCCCTCAGTAATCAACATGTATTTGGGAAGGCCTGACATAGCTCAACCTGAACTTGAGGTGACTGACAACAAAATCTATCAAGTCATCACTACTAATCAAGTCAGGAAGTGGCCTCTCAAAGGTAAGTTGGTGGCCAGCAAACTAAGTGTCAAGTATGCAATGCTGCACAAAATTGGAGCTGCTAACTGGGTGCCCACCAATCATAAATCCACAGTGGCTGtaatgcttggaaagttcatatatgctgttggaaccaaagccAATTTTGACTATGGATCCTATATTTTTGATAAAACCTTGAAGCATGCAGGAAGCTTTAGTGTGAAGgggcctatagcctttccttcccTCATATGTGGTATTGTGTTGAATCAATTTCCAAACATATTAACAGAGAATGATTCTGTGAAGAGAAGAGACAACCCTTTGGCCTTCAATCATAAACTGTTCCTAGGTACGCATGTTCCTGACATTGCCATGGCAACAGGAGAGACATCAAGTGTTTGCAATCAACCAGGTAAAGTTGTTGTCATTGCAATACTCAAAGAAACGTGCAAGGAAGCTCAATTTGGAAAATTTGATTATCAAGTTGGAGATGACTGA
- the LOC127081513 gene encoding uncharacterized protein LOC127081513, which translates to MDQGSVFLGQKMQKFVGDTGFRLVTSTPYYAQANGQVEAVNKVIISLIKKHVCKKPKNWHKTLDQILWACRTSPKEATSSMPFRLTFGHDAISLTEICLQYVRVQRQNDLQSEQYWNMIFDELVVLDEERLVVVEMLIWQNERVAKVYNRKIKGKTFIDNDHVWKVILSMDHRDRTLGKWSPKWEGPFRVTRTYRNNAYEIEELGGDQRVLRVNGKYLKKYKPMLQEIQIQT; encoded by the coding sequence ATGGATCAAGGGTCAGTATTCCTAGGACAAAAGATGCAAAAATTTGTCGGCGACACAGGTTTCAGATTGGTTACCTCTACACCCTACTATGCACAAGCAAATGGCCAAGTAGAAGCAGTCAATAAAGTAATAATAAGTCTGATTAAGAAGCACGTTTGTAAAAAGCCAAAGAATTGGCACAAGACTTTGGACCAAATTCTATGGGCATGTCGAACATCCCCCAAAGAGGCGACAAGTTCGATGCCATTTCGATTAACATTTGGTCACGATGCCATATCGCTGACGGAGATATGCTTACAATATGTCAGAGTCCAACGTCAGAATGATCTTCAGTCAGAGCAATACTGGAACATGATATTCGACGAGTTGGTTGTtttagacgaagaaaggttgGTTGTGGTTGAAATGTTGATCTGGCAAAATGAACGTGTAGCCAAGGTATACAATAGAAAAATAAAGGGAAAAACCTTTATTGATAATGATCACGTTTGGAAAGTAATTTTATCTATGGATCATCGAGATCGAACCCTAGGTAAGTGGTCACCAAAATGGGAAGGACCATTTCGAGTAACTCGGACATACCGTAACAATGCGTATGAAATCGAAGAACTTGGTGGGGATCAAAGGGTCTTAAGAGTAAATGGAAAATATTTGAAGAAATATAAACCTATGCTACAGGAAATCCAAATCCAAACATAA